The DNA region CGACATGTCAGTAGGTTGTTGCGCAGACGGTCACAGGGAATAGACagggccgaggccaagagaGGGATGGATTTACCTCGATGACAAACCAGCACCAGCTCTCTAAGCTGCAATGCCGCTCGCTTTCGAACATCGTCCGAGGTTCTAAAAGCAGATTAGGTGCTGCGCCAAAGGTCCGAAGCAAGATGGTGTTCGAAATGGAGGGGGCGGCCTACCGAGACCTCAGGTCCCTGACCAGGTTGTCTAGTCGCTCGAGAGCGATCTGCTGTTGGGTCGCCATGGCTCAGTGGCTGGCGCACCCGGGCGATCGAGAATTATAGTGAGAGGAACATCGACTGGCGGTAGGAGGGCTCGTCTGCGCTGTCGATATTTGTTTGGGTCGAGTGTGATTGGGAGGTGCTAAATGGTCGATTTTTTGGACTCGGGTATGAGCAGATGTCGCGCTGCCCTTGAACGCGAAAGGAGGGAGGTGATGCACTCGTTTTCGACCGCCTTTTGATGTTGATAGAGACGGTGATTCAGAACAAATCGGGGACGTGCTGCAGGAGGGGAAGGtgtgacgacgaagaagaagaagaagaagaaaagtgTAGGACGAAATGGGCTTGAAGACAATGTGACGAGGCTGAATTGGATGGGGAAACCAGGAACCAGAGAGAGCAAGAGCAAGAGCAAGACCAGGTCTGCAGTGACGGAAAGTGCGACAGTGGATGGAATGGAGGGTCACCCGTGGGAGCAACGGCGCAAAAATGTGGGTGAGGTACGGATGTACACCGTGTCCGCACGGTCAGTTTTTGCTGCACTCAAGCAAGCACACCAATGTTGTCTCCAGGGTATTCACACTGTCCAGTCAAGTCTCCACTATGGCATGCGGTTCCTAACCCGAGGAGCTTcagccgccaccgccgccagtAGAGGGGACGCCTCGTTGCTGACCTCCCCTCCCGTCTGATGCTACCCCTGCAGCTCCTCATTCCTAACCGGCAAGCCCCTCCTTATCTTATCGGCAAGGTGGGTGACACTGTGACACTCAAACACGGGGATTTCTTGCGTCGCATCGCATCTCAACAACACTTCCGATTAATTCAGACCAAAAACGTTGACCCATCACGGTTCCATTCACGACACTCAGCCAGTCCACTTTTCTTAGGATTTAGACGCCATTACTATAGACACCATTTCGACTCCGGACTCTACCTTCTCCTTTATCGCGAGCCATGGGTAACGACGGAGGATCCATTCCCAAACGCCGCGAGCTCGTCAAAGAAGCTGCCCGCGCTCTCAGCGTCAGCGAACTGAAAGCAAACGCCCTAGAGTCCCTCGGCCACGCCTGGAACAACGACCCTATTACGAGTCAGCCCCTCGACAGGGACAATGTTGTCTCCGACTGGCGCGGGCGCCTCTACAACTACGAGTCCATCCTTCAAGGCCTGATGCCCTCCGACGACAACACCGAGTCGTCTCCACCGTCCAACCCCGATTCCCAAGAGCTCACACTTGCGGCCACCGGCATCAAGTCGCTCCGCGACATCGTCAGGCTCAAGTTCCACCGATACACCCCGCCCGGCACCAAGAAGGACATCTGGGCCTGCCCCATTTCCCTCAAGGAGTTGGGTCCTTCCGTCAAAGCGGTCTACATTGTGCCTTGTGGCCATGTGTTTGCCGAAATTGCCATCAAGGAAATCCAGGAGTTGAGGTGTCCCGAGTGTAGCGAAGAGTTTACAAGCGAGAATGCGGTGCCGATCCTGCCAACCGAGGAAAGCGATCTCAAGAAGCTGGTGCAGAGGATGGATGATTTGAAGGCCGCGGGACTCGCACACAGcctcaagaaggacaagaaggacaagaaaaagaagcgcaaggccgATGAGGGGATTCAAGAGGGCGATAAGGCAGGTAAGAAGAGAGCGACAGAAGATG from Colletotrichum higginsianum IMI 349063 chromosome 4, whole genome shotgun sequence includes:
- a CDS encoding Duf602 domain-containing protein, translated to MGNDGGSIPKRRELVKEAARALSVSELKANALESLGHAWNNDPITSQPLDRDNVVSDWRGRLYNYESILQGLMPSDDNTESSPPSNPDSQELTLAATGIKSLRDIVRLKFHRYTPPGTKKDIWACPISLKELGPSVKAVYIVPCGHVFAEIAIKEIQELRCPECSEEFTSENAVPILPTEESDLKKLVQRMDDLKAAGLAHSLKKDKKDKKKKRKADEGIQEGDKAGKKRATEDAVAPKAAKEASGRISGINNALAASLTAKVMAEQEELSKRRKMASSRG